A portion of the Scylla paramamosain isolate STU-SP2022 chromosome 2, ASM3559412v1, whole genome shotgun sequence genome contains these proteins:
- the LOC135109970 gene encoding uncharacterized protein LOC135109970 → MRENGTSNHQRPCIHVRPGAGCVEGLLPAVYEAALVHSETHHHRPNHSLQPDQSTSAIIYVSIVVVFYVVIIAVLVGTTLRRRGLGSDEPEDTKHLLLYDEKTDSVTTTPAVPTSKIHEAGLLTV, encoded by the exons atgagagaaaacgggacGAGTAACCACCAGCGGCCCTGCATTCACGTGAG GCCCGGAGCTGGGTGTGTCGAGGGGCTGCTCCCTGCCGTGTACGAGGCCGCCTTGGTACATTCAGAGACGCACCACCACCGACCAAACCACAGCCTTCAGCCCGACCAGAGCACCTCGGCCATCATCTATGTGTCG ATCGTGGTGGTGTTCTACGTGGTCATCATCGCTGTCCTGGTCGGCACCACGCTGCGACGCCGAGGCCTGGGCAGCGACGAGCCAGAAGACACGAAGCACCTCTTACTATACGACGAGAAGACAGACTCCGTGACCACAACCCCTGCAGTTCCCACCTCCAAGATTCACGAGGCTGGTCTCCTGACGGTGTGA